The Hydrogenobacter thermophilus TK-6 genome window below encodes:
- a CDS encoding aldehyde ferredoxin oxidoreductase family protein produces the protein MSWWGKYLFINLTERKWDAYHVNEDIVRKYLGGNGIGAYLLYKLCKESVDPLSGENPLIINTGPANGTLVPMASKFCVVSKSPQTDGFTKGFCGGEFGQELKFAGWDGLIIVGSSQEWIHIHIENDKVYLLNAENLRGSLTSVTQQKLKEKLGEDIKTLVIGPAGENLVRYACIISDLRAVGTGGMGAVLGSKKVKAITIRGSKVVRPLNPERLINFVKAFEKSVYEHPGVKNLIKFGTAAGVMHLQYLGALPSYNWQKETFDPAKNISGEALREKVVKDVSCFGCIVPCGKYSVSKDTFTVGPEYEGIFAMGTLIGNGNLNELISLDRLTDELGLGQIQTGGVVAWAMECYERGILNREDFDGLDLRFGNTRDVKRLLKKIAFREGIGNILAEGSERASQILGVGGDFLMTVKGMEIAGHSPRAVKTQALGYAVSNRGPVHCDIRPGIEENNIIPFANPKDKGKISKDLAVWTSVVNSIIYCLSAERVVGLKLNEKILEMVNAVMDWELQMEDLYRIGERIYTLERLFNVREGFTREKDALPNRIKKEASERGYITTQEELNEMLDEFYEAFGWDKDGKQKKETLIKLSMGELVYDV, from the coding sequence ATGAGTTGGTGGGGAAAGTACCTTTTTATAAACCTTACGGAGAGGAAATGGGATGCTTATCATGTAAACGAGGACATTGTAAGAAAATACTTGGGGGGAAACGGTATAGGTGCTTATCTTTTGTATAAATTGTGCAAAGAAAGTGTTGACCCACTATCCGGAGAGAACCCCTTAATTATAAATACGGGTCCTGCAAATGGTACCCTCGTCCCTATGGCTTCCAAATTCTGCGTTGTTTCTAAATCACCTCAAACAGATGGTTTTACAAAAGGATTTTGTGGTGGAGAGTTTGGACAGGAACTAAAGTTCGCAGGATGGGATGGGCTTATAATAGTTGGCTCTTCTCAAGAGTGGATACACATCCATATAGAAAATGACAAGGTTTACTTATTAAATGCTGAAAACTTAAGAGGATCTTTGACGAGTGTAACACAACAAAAACTCAAAGAGAAGCTCGGTGAAGACATAAAAACCCTTGTTATAGGTCCAGCGGGTGAAAATCTTGTCAGGTATGCTTGTATTATATCAGATTTGAGAGCTGTAGGCACAGGAGGCATGGGGGCTGTTCTTGGATCAAAGAAGGTCAAGGCTATAACCATCAGAGGTAGTAAAGTGGTAAGACCTCTCAATCCGGAAAGACTTATAAACTTCGTTAAAGCCTTTGAAAAGTCGGTTTACGAACATCCTGGCGTCAAAAACCTTATCAAGTTTGGAACAGCAGCGGGTGTTATGCATCTTCAATATCTCGGCGCTTTGCCATCTTATAACTGGCAGAAGGAAACCTTTGATCCTGCAAAAAACATTAGTGGCGAAGCTTTAAGAGAAAAGGTGGTAAAGGATGTGTCTTGCTTTGGATGTATAGTTCCCTGCGGCAAGTACTCTGTAAGTAAAGATACTTTTACTGTTGGACCTGAATACGAGGGCATATTTGCTATGGGGACTCTAATAGGAAACGGAAACTTGAACGAACTTATAAGCTTGGATAGGTTAACAGACGAGTTAGGACTCGGACAGATTCAGACAGGTGGTGTTGTGGCTTGGGCTATGGAGTGTTATGAAAGGGGAATTTTAAACAGGGAAGACTTTGACGGCCTTGACCTTCGCTTTGGAAACACTCGTGACGTAAAAAGATTGCTCAAAAAGATAGCTTTTAGGGAGGGGATAGGAAACATACTAGCGGAGGGTTCTGAAAGGGCTAGCCAAATACTCGGTGTAGGTGGGGACTTTCTTATGACAGTAAAGGGCATGGAGATAGCTGGACACTCGCCGAGGGCTGTAAAAACGCAGGCTTTGGGTTATGCTGTTTCTAACCGTGGTCCCGTTCACTGCGATATAAGACCTGGCATCGAAGAAAACAACATAATACCGTTTGCAAACCCGAAGGATAAAGGGAAGATTAGCAAAGACCTTGCCGTTTGGACGAGTGTGGTAAACAGCATAATATACTGCCTTAGCGCAGAGAGGGTCGTAGGACTAAAGCTCAATGAAAAGATTTTAGAAATGGTAAACGCAGTCATGGATTGGGAACTGCAGATGGAAGATCTATACAGAATAGGAGAAAGAATCTACACACTTGAAAGACTTTTCAATGTAAGGGAGGGCTTCACCAGAGAGAAGGATGCGCTACCGAATAGAATAAAGAAGGAAGCTTCGGAAAGAGGATACATAACCACCCAGGAAGAGCTGAATGAGATGCTTGACGAATTTTACGAAGCCTTTGGCTGGGACAAAGATGGTAAACAAAAAAAAGAAACACTTATCAAACTTTCTATGGGGGAGCTGGTCTATGATGTTTGA
- a CDS encoding 4Fe-4S dicluster domain-containing protein produces the protein MIKVNLNLCSGCKRCMLACSFYKTGGFNPRYSSIEIVTDIGNKPVAYRSRFCMTCTDFYCLDFCKLSALEVSS, from the coding sequence ATGATAAAAGTAAACCTCAATCTATGTTCTGGTTGTAAAAGGTGCATGTTAGCATGTTCTTTCTACAAAACGGGAGGTTTTAACCCCAGATATTCTTCAATAGAGATTGTAACGGATATAGGTAATAAACCAGTAGCTTACAGATCAAGGTTTTGCATGACCTGTACGGATTTTTACTGCCTTGATTTTTGTAAGTTAAGTGCGCTGGAGGTTTCATCATGA
- a CDS encoding MoaD/ThiS family protein, with translation MMVRLLGYLGYIAGEQIVKIGEVTSVREVLNEVAKRKGIGNPLYSGDGIWEGILFILNGRVIQNLEEPVSEDDELVITFPTAGE, from the coding sequence ATGATGGTAAGGCTGTTGGGTTACTTAGGGTATATAGCCGGAGAGCAGATTGTAAAGATCGGTGAGGTAACTTCTGTTAGAGAAGTTCTGAATGAAGTTGCAAAGCGTAAAGGTATTGGTAATCCACTCTACAGCGGAGACGGGATATGGGAAGGTATACTTTTCATACTGAACGGAAGAGTAATTCAAAATTTAGAGGAACCTGTCAGTGAGGATGACGAACTGGTTATAACCTTTCCCACAGCAGGGGAGTGA
- a CDS encoding sigma 54-interacting transcriptional regulator, producing MRTEINLLYNLSKRFVRVETHPEQLILDVVRMLSDIEGIERIAFYVAESDQSKISLVSSVGVEEKSIRLSKREGVVGFIFKQGYPVVIKNLAEEPLFLNKIKRADLSDVNFIGVPIKYEDRAVGVITVDVNKGFVATANLVDLLVMVSNLIGSYIYTYIRLKEREDVFKEEIAALRSELMKKFKLEGFVGVSKAYYSIIKQVLKIAELDVTVMIRGESGTGKTTLAKVIHYLSPRKNKPFIEINCSAIPTELLEAELFGYEKGAFTGAYTTKMGKVEIANGGTLFFDEIGDLNLTLQAKLLRFMQTKEFERLGSNRTIKSDVRIIVATNKNLEDMVTNGEFREDLYYRIAVYPIYIPPLRERKEDIPMLVEYCIKQIGSMMGKKLRINKDALGILTSCDFPGNVRELISCLTRAAISSSTGIIQPDDISCIGSGVCFSHLIKYSYADKDNHVVEEKTKHEEKEIPKDEKTKIIEVLERVGYVQAKAARLLGMTVRQLNYRIKKYGIEIKKI from the coding sequence ATGAGGACCGAAATCAATCTTCTTTACAACTTATCTAAAAGATTCGTTAGAGTAGAGACACATCCCGAACAGCTTATACTTGATGTGGTGCGTATGCTAAGCGACATAGAAGGTATAGAAAGAATAGCTTTCTATGTTGCCGAAAGTGACCAATCAAAGATATCCTTGGTCTCCAGCGTAGGCGTAGAGGAAAAAAGCATAAGACTTAGCAAAAGGGAAGGTGTGGTGGGTTTTATCTTCAAACAAGGATATCCGGTTGTAATCAAAAACTTAGCTGAAGAACCATTGTTTCTTAACAAAATTAAAAGAGCGGATTTAAGTGATGTGAACTTTATAGGTGTTCCTATAAAATACGAGGATAGAGCTGTAGGAGTTATAACTGTAGATGTGAATAAAGGTTTTGTTGCCACAGCGAATCTAGTTGACCTTTTGGTTATGGTATCAAACCTTATTGGAAGTTATATATACACCTACATAAGGCTAAAAGAAAGGGAGGATGTTTTCAAAGAGGAGATAGCCGCCCTTAGAAGCGAATTGATGAAAAAATTCAAACTTGAAGGGTTTGTGGGCGTAAGTAAAGCCTATTACAGCATCATAAAGCAAGTTTTGAAGATAGCGGAGCTTGATGTAACTGTGATGATAAGGGGAGAATCCGGAACTGGGAAAACTACTTTAGCAAAGGTCATACACTACCTTTCACCTAGAAAAAACAAACCATTTATAGAAATTAATTGTTCAGCGATACCTACTGAACTTCTTGAAGCGGAGCTTTTTGGTTACGAAAAGGGAGCTTTTACTGGTGCTTACACCACCAAAATGGGTAAAGTGGAGATAGCAAATGGTGGGACGCTCTTCTTTGATGAGATAGGAGATCTAAATTTGACGCTTCAGGCAAAGCTTTTAAGATTTATGCAGACAAAGGAGTTTGAAAGGTTAGGAAGTAACAGGACTATCAAGTCTGATGTAAGAATAATAGTCGCTACTAACAAAAACCTTGAGGATATGGTAACTAATGGTGAGTTTAGAGAAGACCTTTACTACAGAATAGCCGTCTACCCCATATACATACCTCCCTTGAGAGAAAGGAAAGAGGACATTCCCATGCTGGTTGAATACTGCATAAAACAGATAGGCAGTATGATGGGAAAGAAGTTAAGAATAAATAAGGATGCCTTAGGAATACTGACTTCTTGCGATTTTCCTGGAAATGTAAGAGAACTTATCAGCTGTCTTACAAGAGCTGCTATATCCTCAAGTACGGGTATTATACAGCCTGATGACATATCCTGCATAGGCTCAGGCGTATGCTTTTCCCATCTGATAAAGTATAGTTATGCTGACAAAGATAATCATGTAGTAGAGGAAAAAACGAAGCATGAAGAGAAAGAGATTCCAAAAGACGAAAAGACCAAAATAATAGAGGTCCTTGAAAGAGTTGGATATGTTCAGGCAAAAGCTGCAAGACTGCTCGGTATGACTGTAAGACAGCTCAATTACAGGATAAAGAAATACGGCATAGAAATAAAGAAAATATAA
- the nifH gene encoding nitrogenase iron protein, whose product MRQIAIYGKGGIGKSTTTQNTVAALAEAGRKCFIVGCDPKADSTRLILHVKAQSTVMHLAAERGAVEDLDLDEVMLVGFGGIKCVESGGPEPGVGCAGRGVITAINFLEENGAFDDDLDYVFYDVLGDVVCGGFAMPIREGKAQEIYIVTSGEMMAMYAANNISKGILKYAHSGGVRLGGLICNSRNVDNERELIEALAEKLGTQMIHFLPRNNIVQEAELRRMTVIEYAPDHPMADEYRTLAKKIEENRKLSIPTPLTMDELEQLLVEYGIMKPEEVA is encoded by the coding sequence ATGAGACAGATAGCTATTTACGGAAAGGGTGGAATAGGAAAGTCCACCACGACACAAAATACGGTTGCAGCTCTTGCTGAGGCCGGCAGGAAATGCTTTATAGTTGGCTGTGATCCAAAAGCTGACTCCACAAGGTTAATTCTGCATGTCAAAGCTCAAAGCACCGTAATGCATTTAGCAGCGGAAAGGGGTGCTGTGGAAGACCTTGACTTGGACGAAGTCATGTTAGTTGGTTTTGGTGGTATTAAGTGTGTAGAATCTGGCGGTCCTGAGCCAGGCGTCGGTTGTGCGGGAAGAGGTGTCATAACTGCCATCAACTTCCTTGAAGAGAATGGAGCTTTTGATGACGATCTTGATTATGTCTTTTACGATGTTCTTGGTGACGTCGTGTGTGGTGGTTTTGCTATGCCTATAAGGGAGGGTAAGGCTCAAGAGATATACATAGTTACTTCCGGAGAGATGATGGCAATGTACGCAGCTAATAACATATCAAAGGGTATTCTAAAGTATGCGCACAGCGGAGGTGTGAGGCTTGGTGGTCTCATATGCAACAGTAGAAATGTGGATAACGAACGAGAGCTTATAGAGGCTTTAGCGGAAAAGCTCGGAACTCAAATGATACACTTTTTACCAAGAAACAACATAGTTCAGGAGGCGGAACTGAGAAGAATGACAGTTATAGAGTATGCACCAGACCATCCTATGGCTGACGAGTACAGAACACTTGCCAAAAAGATAGAGGAAAACAGAAAGCTCTCCATCCCTACACCCTTGACTATGGATGAATTAGAACAACTTTTGGTTGAATACGGTATCATGAAGCCGGAAGAGGTGGCTTAA
- a CDS encoding cyclic nucleotide-binding domain-containing protein: protein MDALEKLRRYLPAGYVEERKYSAKENILPSKFCGEGLCIISNGVAELCIKSKVSKRTLDIMLPGDIFGFMSDISLMKNFTVIALTSVSLFYVNMDNLKGSETKILSSFLTSFL from the coding sequence ATGGATGCCTTGGAGAAGCTAAGAAGGTATCTACCTGCAGGTTATGTAGAGGAACGCAAGTATAGTGCAAAAGAAAATATACTACCAAGTAAGTTTTGCGGGGAGGGCCTTTGCATAATCTCTAATGGAGTTGCGGAACTTTGCATAAAAAGTAAAGTTTCTAAGAGAACCCTTGATATTATGCTTCCGGGCGATATCTTTGGCTTTATGTCTGATATCAGCCTTATGAAAAATTTTACAGTCATTGCTCTCACAAGCGTTAGCTTGTTTTATGTTAATATGGACAACTTAAAAGGCTCGGAAACGAAAATCCTATCCTCGTTCTTGACATCTTTTCTTTAG
- a CDS encoding NifX-associated nitrogen fixation protein, which produces MVVDERTAEEFMKEVVNQVRAYDTYGTWEKRGDEDLLKEFLKGETNKPASFNFGGHCAVDPKAMLKIYAYFKALGVVIERRSNILTSTVINMDDEGNGNVIVYSGRLVLVNKTIRDANRFGFKSLEDMAKQGLKMIEKATQLLEKYEEVARL; this is translated from the coding sequence ATGGTAGTTGATGAAAGGACAGCAGAAGAGTTTATGAAGGAAGTGGTAAATCAAGTAAGAGCTTACGACACATACGGCACTTGGGAAAAAAGGGGCGACGAGGACCTGCTCAAGGAGTTCTTGAAGGGGGAAACGAACAAGCCTGCATCTTTTAACTTCGGCGGGCACTGTGCAGTTGACCCAAAGGCGATGCTAAAGATATATGCCTACTTCAAGGCTTTAGGGGTTGTTATAGAAAGACGTTCTAACATCCTGACCTCTACGGTCATAAACATGGACGATGAGGGAAACGGCAATGTTATAGTCTACTCGGGAAGGCTTGTCCTTGTAAATAAGACCATAAGAGATGCAAATAGGTTTGGCTTTAAGTCCCTTGAGGATATGGCAAAGCAGGGGTTGAAGATGATAGAAAAGGCTACGCAGCTGCTTGAAAAGTACGAAGAGGTAGCAAGGCTATGA
- a CDS encoding DegT/DnrJ/EryC1/StrS family aminotransferase: MMIPFKPYGYSKEEMASAVEAMSHPYFFSGLIRRELEDFFCQKTGRRYALAVKEFITPLLEVLDYIGIGKGSKVVLSPLSYFKHFSPYLRIAGYEPTYADVERWFLNLDVKRMPQVLTEDMKVLIVNNSLGIPADWDAIMKLIKDRILIEDSRETIFTEYKGKPAGSFGYISLLGFSDSSIITGHGGIILTDDKLLYHRLRENVELMDDITSALILSQTKHLDEKLKIRSELAGLYSQLLINIEGLKPQFHPKYVSKMCWSYFCIHLGKRYADNARELIRELLADDGIEVREYPISQDIIEGRKISYLHIAHEVGTRALLLPIHEDITDEDVYFVCERLKEHVVQVGAGSIDH, from the coding sequence ATGATGATCCCTTTTAAACCTTATGGATATTCTAAGGAAGAGATGGCATCCGCTGTGGAGGCTATGAGCCATCCATACTTCTTTTCTGGACTTATAAGGCGTGAGCTTGAGGACTTTTTCTGTCAAAAAACTGGTAGAAGATACGCTTTAGCGGTAAAAGAGTTTATAACGCCCTTGCTAGAAGTGCTTGACTATATAGGGATAGGTAAGGGTTCAAAGGTCGTGCTTTCTCCTCTTTCTTACTTTAAACATTTCTCACCATACCTCAGGATTGCTGGATATGAACCTACTTACGCTGATGTAGAAAGATGGTTTCTCAATTTGGATGTAAAAAGGATGCCACAAGTACTGACTGAGGATATGAAGGTTCTTATCGTAAACAACTCTTTGGGCATTCCGGCCGATTGGGATGCAATAATGAAGCTTATAAAAGATAGAATCTTAATAGAGGATTCAAGGGAAACCATTTTCACAGAGTACAAGGGGAAACCAGCAGGCTCCTTTGGATACATATCTTTACTCGGCTTTTCTGATAGCTCAATAATAACCGGACATGGAGGAATTATCCTGACTGATGATAAACTTCTTTACCACAGGTTAAGAGAAAATGTGGAGCTTATGGACGATATAACATCTGCGTTAATCTTATCGCAGACTAAACACTTAGATGAAAAATTAAAAATAAGGAGCGAATTAGCAGGTTTGTATTCTCAACTCCTCATAAATATAGAAGGTCTTAAGCCACAGTTCCATCCCAAGTATGTCTCAAAAATGTGTTGGTCCTACTTTTGTATCCATCTTGGGAAAAGATATGCTGACAATGCAAGAGAGTTAATAAGAGAACTTCTCGCTGACGATGGAATAGAGGTTAGAGAGTATCCCATATCTCAGGACATAATAGAAGGTAGAAAAATTTCTTATCTCCACATAGCTCACGAAGTTGGAACGCGTGCTCTCCTTCTGCCTATTCATGAAGATATTACGGACGAAGATGTTTACTTTGTGTGTGAGAGATTAAAGGAGCATGTCGTACAAGTTGGTGCCGGTAGTATAGACCATTAG
- the nifE gene encoding nitrogenase iron-molybdenum cofactor biosynthesis protein NifE encodes MRNLEDFFLEPGCSHNGEKTEKERKKGCSKPQPGSASGGCAFDGAQITLLPIADAVHIVHGPIACAGNSWDNRGTRSSSSDYYRMGFTTDLNEINVIYGGEEKLLDAIKEAADKYKPPAVFVYQTCVPAMIGDDIVSVCKRASEELGLPVIPVDSPGFAGSKNLGNKLAGDALFRYVIGTREPKYTTPYDINLLGEYNIAGELWQIMPLFQELGIRVLACISGDAKYEDVAAAHRAKVNMVVCSKALLSLARKMEEKYGIPYFEGSFYGIKNTSEALRNFAKLLGSEELIEKTEKLIAKKEEETRQKLKPYIEKLKGKKVLINTGGVKSWSMVSQVQELGMVVVGTSSKKSTKEDKERMFKLLGDDGKLIDDPNPKELVKLCREHKVDVLMAGGRSKFVAIKEGIPFLDTNQERIKPYAGYDGMIVLAQELVRTIYSPVFDLYKEPPPWQY; translated from the coding sequence ATGAGAAACTTAGAAGATTTTTTCTTGGAGCCTGGGTGTAGCCACAACGGAGAGAAGACAGAGAAGGAGAGAAAGAAAGGTTGCTCTAAACCTCAACCTGGAAGCGCTTCCGGTGGCTGTGCTTTTGATGGTGCACAAATAACATTGCTCCCTATAGCGGATGCTGTCCATATAGTTCACGGTCCCATTGCGTGCGCTGGAAATTCTTGGGACAACAGAGGTACGCGCTCTTCATCATCCGATTATTATAGGATGGGTTTTACAACAGATCTAAATGAAATTAACGTTATATATGGAGGTGAAGAAAAGCTGCTGGATGCTATAAAAGAAGCTGCAGATAAGTATAAACCGCCTGCCGTGTTTGTGTATCAGACCTGTGTTCCCGCCATGATAGGGGATGACATAGTAAGCGTATGTAAAAGGGCCTCGGAAGAACTTGGATTACCTGTTATTCCTGTGGATTCACCGGGCTTTGCAGGAAGTAAAAATTTGGGCAACAAGTTGGCTGGTGATGCTCTATTTAGATATGTTATAGGCACAAGAGAGCCAAAGTACACTACACCTTATGATATTAATCTCTTAGGTGAGTATAACATAGCAGGGGAATTGTGGCAGATTATGCCCTTGTTCCAAGAACTCGGCATTAGGGTGCTTGCCTGTATAAGTGGGGATGCTAAGTATGAGGATGTGGCAGCTGCACACAGAGCTAAGGTAAATATGGTTGTATGTTCAAAAGCTCTTCTTAGCCTTGCGAGGAAAATGGAAGAAAAATATGGCATACCTTACTTTGAAGGTTCTTTTTATGGAATAAAGAATACTAGCGAGGCGCTAAGAAACTTTGCAAAACTCTTAGGCAGCGAAGAATTAATAGAAAAAACTGAGAAATTAATAGCAAAGAAGGAAGAGGAGACAAGACAGAAACTTAAACCTTATATAGAAAAACTCAAAGGCAAGAAGGTTCTCATAAATACGGGTGGTGTAAAGAGTTGGTCTATGGTTTCTCAGGTGCAAGAACTTGGGATGGTAGTTGTTGGAACAAGTTCTAAAAAAAGCACTAAAGAAGACAAAGAAAGAATGTTTAAGTTGTTAGGGGATGATGGGAAACTAATAGATGATCCTAACCCAAAGGAGCTTGTTAAACTTTGCAGAGAGCATAAGGTAGATGTGCTTATGGCAGGTGGTAGGAGTAAATTTGTTGCTATTAAAGAAGGTATTCCTTTCCTTGATACAAATCAAGAGAGGATAAAACCTTATGCAGGATATGATGGTATGATTGTTTTGGCTCAAGAACTTGTTAGAACCATATACAGCCCTGTATTTGATCTGTACAAGGAGCCTCCACCATGGCAGTATTAA
- the nifN gene encoding nitrogenase iron-molybdenum cofactor biosynthesis protein NifN produces MAVLRKSNKACSVYPLKLSQPLGAVYFFLGIKGSIPLMHGSQGCAAFAKTFLTRNFSENIPMQTTALSEIATVMGGDDNLHIALKNIIERYNPELIGIVSTGVSETKGDDVEGSIKRFKELYPDYVYKKLIYVSTPDYEGSFHDGYKKAILSTVKTLVRRAYSKKTKRINVLLSYSLTAKDVDTIKEVIESFGLKPIILPNFSSSLDGGSKGFSSITAGGTDVEEIEFMSASAITITVGESTKEAGEYLESKFMIPAFYFESLYGLKNFDRFIRLLMNLSGEEPDEKLKKWRSRLLDAMLDSHFYLTGKKIAIAAEPDTLYGISDFLVREIGMEVSLAVASTYAEYLKQLPFDEIIIGDLEDMLLLKEGKCVDIAIGNTNMRHIAKKLKVPHYRMGIPVFDRLGHFLKGFVGYEGSINLVFDLANLLMGRDEEESYKIPEHITRRST; encoded by the coding sequence ATGGCAGTATTAAGGAAATCAAACAAAGCGTGCTCGGTCTATCCTTTAAAGCTCAGCCAACCACTTGGTGCTGTTTACTTTTTCTTAGGTATTAAGGGCTCTATACCCTTAATGCATGGTTCACAAGGATGCGCAGCTTTTGCAAAGACCTTTCTCACAAGAAATTTTTCAGAAAACATCCCTATGCAAACAACTGCCCTATCCGAAATAGCAACTGTCATGGGAGGAGATGACAATTTGCATATAGCCCTTAAAAACATAATAGAAAGATACAATCCTGAACTTATTGGTATAGTATCAACTGGAGTGAGTGAAACAAAAGGGGATGACGTAGAAGGTTCAATAAAGAGATTTAAGGAACTTTATCCAGATTATGTTTACAAAAAGCTTATTTATGTTTCCACACCGGATTACGAGGGTTCTTTTCATGATGGATACAAAAAGGCTATACTATCTACAGTAAAAACCCTCGTAAGAAGAGCGTACAGCAAAAAAACTAAACGGATAAATGTGCTTTTAAGTTACTCTCTTACAGCAAAGGATGTGGATACAATAAAGGAAGTCATAGAAAGCTTTGGGTTAAAACCCATTATACTTCCAAATTTTTCCTCTTCCTTAGATGGAGGTTCTAAAGGCTTTTCCAGTATAACAGCTGGTGGGACGGATGTTGAAGAAATAGAGTTTATGTCCGCATCAGCAATCACTATAACTGTAGGAGAAAGTACAAAAGAAGCTGGAGAGTACTTAGAAAGTAAATTTATGATTCCCGCATTTTACTTTGAAAGCCTATACGGTCTTAAGAACTTTGATAGATTTATAAGGCTTTTGATGAATCTAAGTGGGGAAGAACCTGACGAAAAGCTAAAAAAATGGAGAAGCAGACTGCTTGATGCTATGCTGGACTCTCATTTTTACCTAACTGGCAAGAAGATAGCAATTGCCGCAGAACCTGACACTTTGTACGGAATTTCTGATTTTTTAGTAAGAGAGATTGGTATGGAGGTTTCGTTAGCCGTTGCATCAACATATGCGGAGTATTTAAAACAACTACCTTTTGATGAGATCATTATAGGTGACCTTGAAGATATGCTTTTATTAAAAGAGGGAAAGTGTGTGGATATAGCAATAGGCAACACTAATATGAGGCATATAGCAAAAAAACTTAAAGTACCTCATTACAGAATGGGCATCCCTGTGTTTGATAGGTTAGGGCACTTTTTAAAAGGCTTTGTAGGATACGAAGGAAGCATTAATTTGGTGTTTGATCTTGCAAACTTACTTATGGGAAGGGATGAGGAAGAGTCTTACAAAATTCCAGAGCATATAACAAGGAGGTCAACATGA
- the nifX gene encoding nitrogen fixation protein NifX — MKVAFATKSLDKIDDHFGHAKTMAIYEVDETGYKFIEYRHFEDIPDEEYDKIAYKVEGIKDCTIVYVIAIGATAAARIVKARIHPVKVNEPTPIEEMLEKLVDTLNTNPPPWLRKALTDSKEKI; from the coding sequence ATGAAGGTGGCTTTTGCTACAAAGAGTCTTGATAAAATTGACGATCACTTTGGGCATGCAAAAACTATGGCTATTTACGAGGTAGATGAAACGGGTTACAAATTCATAGAATACAGACACTTTGAAGATATCCCTGATGAGGAATATGATAAAATAGCTTACAAGGTTGAAGGGATAAAAGACTGTACTATTGTATATGTAATCGCCATAGGTGCCACAGCAGCTGCAAGAATAGTAAAGGCAAGAATACATCCCGTAAAAGTAAATGAACCAACACCTATAGAAGAAATGCTTGAGAAGTTGGTGGATACACTAAACACAAATCCACCACCGTGGCTAAGGAAGGCTCTTACAGATAGTAAAGAGAAGATCTAA
- a CDS encoding LolA family protein, translating into MRCFLLLLFISYISFANPLDDAIQKFEKEYRSYSYVMKVNDGMVLRYYYATPGYVRMDIIEPYKGVTLVYDPNMDKVFVRPFKSMKNLILELSPDNPIVKSSKGHRMDESDVLTLLRTVKELEGNGKMLTEDRGSSYYIDVRGRGGVAVRKVITRFTLLLDKESLFPRYAASYNREGQLIEEVFFEDILINTGFSKDIFILR; encoded by the coding sequence GTGAGGTGCTTTCTTTTGCTTCTCTTTATAAGTTATATCTCCTTTGCAAACCCTCTTGATGACGCCATACAAAAATTTGAAAAGGAGTACAGGTCTTACTCGTATGTTATGAAGGTGAACGATGGTATGGTACTTAGGTATTACTATGCAACTCCTGGGTATGTGAGAATGGACATAATAGAACCTTATAAAGGCGTTACGCTAGTGTATGACCCCAATATGGATAAAGTTTTTGTACGCCCCTTTAAAAGTATGAAAAATCTGATCCTAGAGCTTTCCCCAGACAATCCTATAGTTAAAAGCTCTAAGGGTCATCGTATGGATGAATCGGATGTGTTAACTTTACTCAGGACTGTAAAAGAGTTAGAAGGTAATGGGAAGATGCTTACAGAGGACAGAGGATCCTCATACTATATTGATGTAAGGGGGAGAGGTGGTGTCGCGGTGAGGAAAGTTATAACGAGGTTTACCCTTCTTTTAGATAAAGAGTCACTCTTTCCCCGCTACGCGGCATCTTACAACAGGGAGGGGCAACTTATAGAGGAGGTGTTCTTTGAAGACATTTTAATAAATACAGGTTTTTCAAAAGATATCTTTATACTTCGTTAG